GGAGGCCGAGAGCCTGAGGCGGAACCACATCGCTGTGGagcgcagccggcggcggcaggtgaaCGAGTACCTCGCCGCGCTGCGCGCCCTCATGCCGACCTCCTACGCACGACGGGTACGtggagccgcgccgcgccgcgcctcaGGCTCTTCATCGCCCGAGACACGCGCGCCCGCTTCTCGTGACTTTCCACTTGGCACACGTCAAATCATTATCGTCACTGTGGAAGACACTGTTCGTCCATACGAGGAtgtgctagctagctgctgtCACGATCACAAaaaggaaggggaaaaaaaggggCAATAGCTGATCAGCATTTCTTGCGTTCGTGGCAGGGTGACCAGGCGTCCATAGTCGGAGGCGCCATCGACTTCGTCAAGGAGCTGGAGCACCACCTGCAATCGCTGCAGGCTCAGAgacaccccgccgccgccgccgccggccacggctcCGAGCGTTTCCCCGGATTCTTCACGCTCCCCCAGTACTCCACCGCCGAGGCGGCCAACGACGTCGACGAcggcgccagcagcagcggcggcgagaggcGCCCCGCGACGCGGACGGGCGTGGCGGACGTCGAGGTGGCCGTGTCGGATGGCGGCCACACGACGGTGAAGGTGctggccccgcggcggcggcggcggatgctgCTCGGGCTGCTTCTTGGGATGCAGCGCCGCGGCCTCACCGCGCTCCACCTCaacgccaccaccacggccgaCCAGATGGCCTTGTACACTTTCAGTCTAAAGGTGCGAGTGTTAACTATTAACATGGTCTCATTAGCATTATGACGACATGGGCTTCTTGATAATAATAATTGCCATCGATCATTGTGCTGTACAGATGGGGGACGAGTGGCAGCTCTCGTCGGCCGGCGACGTCGCGGCCGCCGTGCACGACATCGTCGCCGGCATGGACACCGCAGAAGAACGTGCTGTTTAGCTTTAGCCTGAAAATGACGGGATTCTTGGTGTTGTTAGTCTTCGATCGTTCTTTCGGTTCACGAATCATATCACGGCTGTGCACGCACCTATTCCCACTTCCCGTACACAACAAACCCTGTGTGGGGACTGGTGACCCCGATGTTTGATTTTGTGATATCTTAGGGTTTCAGCTAACCTACTCATGTTGAACAAATCTTTTCACGCCATGTTTTGAACGCGTTTAATCTCATCGTAAGATACTATGCTGATCTGGAGATGCTGCGTGGAAATCGTAAAATCTAGTCCAGTCTATCGCCCTGTTTATCCGATGTAACGAACGGTGCTTTTCTGCCTTAATTCCAAATAAGCTGTCCTAGAATACATGTTTAGCGCCTTGCTAAAATTAGTCGGAAACGTACTAACGAGTAACGACCACTACTTCTAATTTATTAGCCCATCTGTCACATTTGTCT
Above is a genomic segment from Setaria viridis chromosome 4, Setaria_viridis_v4.0, whole genome shotgun sequence containing:
- the LOC117853948 gene encoding transcription factor bHLH94; translated protein: MAALLEAVVFPPDHPRVPCCRSCGSSCVLGGYGVASAGEFEGIIEKGVVVVQENGELLVPPTAHGSACCAWAGGAATSSWAGPVPSTTLATSSARWPAHHHQPAVTRKPRRRRGTAARRSASEAESLRRNHIAVERSRRRQVNEYLAALRALMPTSYARRGDQASIVGGAIDFVKELEHHLQSLQAQRHPAAAAAGHGSERFPGFFTLPQYSTAEAANDVDDGASSSGGERRPATRTGVADVEVAVSDGGHTTVKVLAPRRRRRMLLGLLLGMQRRGLTALHLNATTTADQMALYTFSLKMGDEWQLSSAGDVAAAVHDIVAGMDTAEERAV